In one Nitrososphaera viennensis EN76 genomic region, the following are encoded:
- the proS gene encoding proline--tRNA ligase: MNSPQQPPKEAVGITIKKSDDFSEWYTQVVMKAGLADYAPVKGFIVLRPYGYAVWESIRDILDRRFKETGHQNGFLPVLIPEGLLSKEEDHFAGFTPEVFWVTQAGNSDLGERLALRPTSETLAYSIFAKWITSYRDLPLKINFWNTALRAEIKATKPFIRTSEFLWQEGHTVHATEEDAEQEVMSILSIYRELIEDHLAVPAVRGFKSDKEKFVGAKYTTTLEGMMADGKALQMGTSHHLAQNFSKPFEIKYLGRDTKEHLAWQTSWGVSWRLIGAIIMVHGDDKGLILPPKIAPIQVVVVPIHKDKDAQAVKEKAHEIAQELKSAGIRVHVDDRDEYTSGWKFNEWEMKGVPLRINIGARDIEKGQVEFVRRDSRDIRDKIQSPRTDLVKRTNELLEEVQESLFAKAKALLDGYVSTPASYSEFKSIIEGKGGFARAGWCGEPKCELAIKEETGADIRVIPFDQDGMPEKCIYCGQAAKKVAMFGRAY; encoded by the coding sequence TTGAACTCTCCGCAGCAGCCACCAAAGGAAGCAGTGGGCATCACCATCAAAAAAAGCGACGATTTCAGCGAATGGTACACGCAGGTGGTGATGAAGGCCGGCCTTGCCGACTACGCGCCTGTCAAGGGCTTTATCGTCCTTCGGCCGTACGGCTATGCCGTCTGGGAGTCAATCCGCGACATACTTGACAGGCGGTTCAAGGAGACCGGCCACCAGAACGGCTTTCTTCCTGTGCTGATACCTGAAGGGTTGCTCTCAAAAGAGGAAGACCACTTTGCAGGCTTTACGCCCGAAGTGTTCTGGGTAACGCAAGCCGGCAACAGTGACCTTGGCGAAAGGCTCGCCCTGCGCCCCACTTCTGAAACGCTGGCGTACTCGATATTTGCAAAGTGGATAACAAGCTACCGCGACCTTCCCTTAAAGATCAATTTCTGGAATACCGCGCTTCGCGCCGAGATAAAGGCTACCAAGCCGTTCATACGCACGTCAGAGTTCCTCTGGCAGGAAGGCCACACCGTGCACGCAACGGAGGAGGATGCAGAGCAGGAAGTGATGTCGATACTTTCCATCTACCGCGAGCTCATAGAGGACCATCTTGCGGTTCCGGCGGTCAGGGGCTTCAAGAGCGACAAGGAAAAGTTTGTCGGCGCGAAATACACGACGACGCTTGAGGGCATGATGGCCGACGGCAAGGCGCTCCAGATGGGGACGTCGCACCACCTTGCCCAGAACTTTTCAAAACCCTTTGAGATAAAATACCTCGGAAGAGACACGAAGGAGCACCTTGCGTGGCAGACCTCGTGGGGGGTCTCGTGGCGCCTTATCGGGGCGATAATCATGGTGCACGGCGACGACAAGGGCCTGATACTGCCGCCCAAGATCGCGCCAATTCAAGTCGTTGTCGTGCCGATACACAAGGACAAGGACGCGCAGGCAGTCAAGGAAAAGGCGCACGAAATCGCGCAAGAGCTGAAAAGCGCGGGAATCCGCGTGCACGTCGACGACCGCGACGAGTACACGTCGGGCTGGAAGTTCAACGAGTGGGAGATGAAGGGCGTGCCACTTCGCATAAACATCGGCGCCCGCGACATCGAAAAGGGACAGGTTGAGTTTGTCAGGCGCGATAGCCGCGATATTCGCGACAAAATCCAATCGCCGCGTACGGATCTTGTCAAGAGAACAAATGAGCTTTTGGAAGAGGTGCAAGAAAGCCTCTTTGCCAAGGCAAAAGCACTCCTTGACGGCTACGTTTCAACCCCTGCAAGTTATTCTGAATTCAAGTCGATAATCGAGGGCAAGGGCGGCTTTGCGCGTGCAGGATGGTGCGGCGAGCCAAAGTGCGAGCTGGCAATAAAGGAGGAGACAGGAGCCGACATTCGCGTCATCCCGTTTGACCAGGACGGCATGCCTGAAAAGTGCATTTACTGCGGGCAGGCTGCAAAGAAGGTCGCCATGTTTGGAAGGGCATACTAA
- a CDS encoding DUF120 domain-containing protein, which produces MPEIKLQHILTMVQLLSKGARHNFIEVTTADLGKNIGRSQQAASKHLLDLETAGYIERVRRGQKFAVRVTDKGNTEIQSLFASLKSALESAPAAIDFEGSVVSGMGEGAYYMSLEGYKKQFLEKLGYEPYPGTLNVRLTDQVYMNARRELGRHPSIFLEGFSDGTRTYGWVKCYRASINDGAMENAAVLVLERTHYDDSMLEVIAPVSIKDATGIKNGDRIKVQVRIDNSHGHHQMP; this is translated from the coding sequence ATGCCGGAAATAAAACTGCAGCACATACTGACGATGGTGCAGCTCCTGTCAAAGGGGGCGCGCCACAATTTTATCGAAGTGACCACTGCAGACCTTGGCAAGAACATCGGGAGGTCCCAGCAGGCTGCTTCAAAGCACCTTTTGGATCTGGAGACGGCAGGCTATATAGAACGGGTGAGGCGCGGCCAGAAATTCGCCGTGCGCGTGACTGACAAGGGCAATACCGAGATCCAGAGCCTGTTCGCATCGCTAAAGTCGGCGCTTGAATCCGCGCCGGCCGCAATCGACTTTGAAGGAAGTGTCGTTTCAGGCATGGGCGAGGGCGCCTACTACATGTCGCTTGAAGGCTACAAAAAGCAGTTCCTTGAAAAGCTGGGCTACGAGCCATACCCCGGCACGCTCAACGTGCGCCTTACAGATCAGGTGTATATGAACGCAAGGCGGGAGCTTGGGCGCCACCCGTCGATATTCCTTGAAGGCTTTTCCGACGGGACGCGCACGTACGGCTGGGTAAAATGCTACAGGGCATCCATAAACGACGGCGCGATGGAAAACGCCGCCGTCCTTGTCTTGGAGCGGACGCACTATGACGACAGCATGCTTGAAGTCATTGCGCCGGTTTCAATAAAGGACGCGACCGGGATAAAGAACGGCGACAGGATAAAGGTGCAGGTAAGGATAGACAACAGTCATGGTCATCATCAGATGCCGTAG
- a CDS encoding YqaA family protein, with amino-acid sequence MVDLADLFPFDEQLGYLSILLISFVGSLIVFIPVPYFPVILAAALNEKFDPHLIAIVSAVGTVIAKTIIFFVSYYGRKMLSQKTKKRMLPLQRLVSKYGWPGAFVAAATPIPDDIVYIPLGLARYSPWKFALSTFAGKVAMNEAIVWSTIFLGRPLVDDVVSSTQDDTTLAIIAVASIAVMGVIIYYSLKIDWGKLIGKWFPWAVKEDEEEEGEKEETKGNPEKKD; translated from the coding sequence TTGGTCGACCTTGCAGACCTGTTCCCGTTCGACGAACAGCTGGGATACCTTAGCATACTCTTGATAAGCTTTGTCGGGAGCCTCATCGTCTTCATACCTGTCCCGTATTTTCCTGTAATCCTTGCAGCCGCGCTCAACGAAAAGTTCGACCCGCACCTGATAGCAATAGTGAGCGCTGTCGGGACAGTCATAGCCAAGACCATCATATTCTTTGTGAGCTATTACGGCCGCAAAATGCTCAGCCAAAAGACAAAGAAGCGAATGCTCCCATTGCAGAGGCTGGTGAGCAAGTACGGGTGGCCAGGAGCTTTTGTAGCTGCTGCGACTCCGATCCCAGACGACATTGTCTACATACCGCTCGGACTGGCAAGGTACAGCCCGTGGAAGTTCGCGCTTTCGACGTTCGCAGGCAAGGTGGCAATGAACGAGGCAATAGTGTGGAGCACCATTTTCCTTGGCAGGCCCCTTGTCGACGACGTCGTGTCAAGCACGCAGGACGACACGACGCTTGCAATAATCGCGGTGGCAAGCATCGCAGTCATGGGGGTGATAATCTACTATTCGCTCAAGATAGACTGGGGAAAACTCATCGGCAAGTGGTTTCCGTGGGCCGTCAAGGAAGACGAAGAAGAAGAGGGAGAGAAAGAGGAGACAAAAGGCAACCCTGAAAAGAAGGACTAG
- a CDS encoding class I SAM-dependent methyltransferase, whose protein sequence is MSKDDDFSGRFLQILNDGMLCLMTSVGHKAGLFDTMARLAPSTSAEIAKAAKLNERYVREWLGAMVTGRIIDYDPSAGKYSLPATHASCLTRAAGIDNLAMFTQYVALMGNVEDDIVKCFKKGGGVPYSAFPKFQEIQAEETARVFDARLVSDILPLAGQTDRLKSGIDVLDVGCGTGHAINLMARTFPKSRFWGYDISREGIGAARAEAKKMKLKNARFKIVDAAKIDDREKFDLITAFDTIHDQARPTKVLKCIYRALRKGGTFLMQDIAASSRLHENMQNTLAPTLYTISTMHCMTVSLAYGGEGLGTVWGEQKAKEKLAEAGFGSVDVKQVEGDMLNYYYVTQKKSNDL, encoded by the coding sequence ATGAGCAAGGATGATGATTTTAGCGGCAGGTTCCTGCAGATCCTGAACGACGGCATGCTGTGCCTCATGACAAGCGTGGGCCACAAGGCAGGGCTCTTTGACACGATGGCGCGCCTTGCGCCTTCCACGAGCGCCGAGATCGCCAAGGCTGCCAAGCTGAACGAACGGTACGTCAGGGAGTGGCTTGGCGCGATGGTCACAGGCAGGATAATCGACTATGACCCTTCGGCGGGCAAGTACAGCCTGCCGGCTACACACGCATCGTGTCTTACGCGTGCCGCAGGCATCGACAACCTTGCCATGTTTACACAATATGTTGCGCTCATGGGAAACGTCGAGGACGACATTGTAAAGTGCTTCAAAAAGGGAGGAGGTGTCCCCTATTCGGCGTTTCCAAAGTTCCAGGAAATCCAGGCAGAAGAGACTGCACGCGTGTTTGACGCAAGGCTGGTAAGCGACATACTCCCGCTTGCAGGGCAGACAGACCGGCTCAAATCCGGTATAGATGTGCTTGACGTCGGCTGTGGCACTGGACATGCCATCAACTTGATGGCAAGGACCTTTCCAAAGAGCAGGTTCTGGGGCTATGACATTTCAAGGGAAGGCATCGGTGCGGCAAGGGCAGAAGCAAAAAAGATGAAGCTCAAAAACGCCCGGTTCAAAATAGTCGATGCTGCCAAGATAGACGACCGGGAAAAGTTCGACCTCATCACTGCGTTTGACACGATACATGACCAGGCAAGGCCCACCAAGGTGCTCAAGTGCATCTACAGGGCGCTGCGTAAGGGAGGCACGTTTTTGATGCAGGACATTGCCGCTTCAAGCCGCCTGCATGAAAATATGCAGAACACGCTTGCGCCGACGCTATACACGATTTCCACCATGCACTGCATGACCGTGTCGCTTGCATACGGTGGCGAAGGGCTTGGCACCGTGTGGGGCGAGCAGAAGGCAAAGGAAAAGCTGGCAGAGGCAGGCTTTGGAAGCGTAGACGTCAAGCAGGTGGAGGGCGACATGCTGAACTACTATTACGTGACCCAAAAAAAGTCGAATGATTTATAG
- a CDS encoding Nre family DNA repair protein yields the protein MSSPAEIKRRLEQNWIQFLTANSARLSMDTLDGSSPPSVFVGRYGYPKVRIGPMIPPVHGDTTVYDRTEMWVGKTLEEIANLRLSLVRGVMSVNVGDTSGRYIENLQELAMSERPAESEAMFEKKPLADTELDRELRLNTEAAPFGPAAPIKTFKASSLSADQKIESAFYDGDLRAKDAVMELYKKGIETSRIHRVLSVGMLGLKKNRKLVPTRWSITATDDIISANVVRQNEANESIDLFEVRQYSHLGNYYSVILIPDSIWSFEMIESWYAGDGKMATGADYEDARGLDHYPSIAGAYFAARLAVAEHLAKRHRKAAALVLREIHPEYVMPVGVWQIREGVREALKKPAKAFEGLDGALAFACSTMSQSRTEILRHSQLYRNFRSQTRITDF from the coding sequence ATGTCCTCGCCGGCAGAGATAAAGCGCAGGCTGGAGCAGAACTGGATCCAGTTCCTGACTGCCAACTCCGCCCGGCTTTCTATGGACACGCTTGACGGCTCCAGCCCGCCGTCTGTGTTTGTGGGAAGGTACGGCTACCCGAAGGTGCGGATCGGGCCGATGATACCGCCCGTGCACGGCGATACTACTGTCTACGACAGGACCGAGATGTGGGTGGGCAAGACGCTTGAAGAGATCGCCAACCTGCGCCTGTCGCTTGTGCGCGGGGTGATGAGCGTAAACGTTGGCGACACGTCCGGCCGCTACATCGAAAACCTCCAAGAGCTTGCCATGTCCGAAAGGCCCGCGGAAAGCGAGGCCATGTTTGAGAAAAAGCCGCTTGCCGACACCGAGCTTGACCGCGAACTCAGACTGAACACGGAAGCGGCGCCCTTTGGCCCCGCCGCACCAATAAAGACGTTCAAGGCGTCGTCGCTTTCGGCCGACCAGAAAATCGAGTCAGCGTTCTACGACGGCGACCTGCGCGCAAAAGACGCGGTGATGGAGCTTTACAAAAAGGGGATAGAGACAAGCAGGATCCACAGGGTCCTGAGCGTTGGGATGCTCGGGCTGAAAAAGAACCGCAAGCTGGTGCCCACAAGGTGGAGCATCACCGCGACCGACGACATCATCTCTGCAAACGTTGTCAGGCAGAACGAGGCAAACGAAAGCATCGACCTCTTTGAAGTGAGGCAGTACTCGCACCTTGGCAACTATTACTCTGTCATACTGATACCCGACAGCATATGGAGCTTTGAGATGATCGAGTCGTGGTACGCCGGCGACGGCAAGATGGCGACCGGCGCCGACTATGAGGACGCAAGGGGCCTCGACCACTATCCATCGATAGCCGGCGCGTATTTCGCGGCGCGGCTTGCAGTCGCCGAGCATCTGGCAAAGAGGCATAGAAAGGCGGCCGCGCTCGTGCTGCGCGAGATCCACCCCGAGTACGTGATGCCCGTGGGCGTGTGGCAGATACGGGAGGGCGTGCGGGAGGCGCTCAAAAAGCCTGCAAAAGCGTTTGAGGGCCTTGACGGCGCGCTGGCGTTTGCATGCTCGACAATGTCGCAGTCAAGGACAGAGATCCTGCGCCACAGCCAGCTGTACCGTAATTTCAGGTCGCAGACGAGGATTACCGATTTTTAA
- a CDS encoding type 1 glutamine amidotransferase: protein MKKKVLSIQNIACETLGTLEGMFRKDGLEVENVSAQEGGIPIKSSEYSAVVVLGGPMAVYDNLPYLQKEQDLIRDAIKNGVPVLGVCLGSQLIAQAAGGRVFKGTKKEIGWHDVLLSPQGRKSLFSGINEKKMRVFQWHGDTYELPEAATVLAYTDLYPQAFKVGSAIGVQFHLEVDERLIKSWMKEYDAEVTAEKVDAKSILPALGDLSELEKKCKVVYRNFTAMLR, encoded by the coding sequence TTGAAGAAGAAGGTCCTTTCCATCCAGAATATTGCGTGCGAGACGCTTGGCACGCTTGAAGGCATGTTCAGAAAGGACGGCTTGGAGGTCGAAAATGTCAGTGCACAGGAAGGAGGCATACCCATCAAGTCGTCCGAGTACTCTGCAGTTGTCGTTCTCGGAGGCCCGATGGCAGTCTATGACAATCTCCCATACCTGCAAAAAGAACAGGACCTGATAAGGGATGCAATCAAGAATGGCGTGCCAGTCCTTGGGGTGTGCCTTGGCTCACAGCTGATAGCGCAGGCGGCCGGCGGGCGGGTGTTCAAGGGCACAAAAAAAGAGATAGGGTGGCACGACGTCCTCCTGTCGCCGCAGGGAAGGAAGAGCCTGTTCTCGGGCATTAACGAGAAAAAGATGAGGGTGTTCCAGTGGCACGGCGACACCTACGAGCTGCCAGAAGCTGCAACCGTCCTGGCATACACCGACCTCTACCCGCAGGCGTTCAAGGTAGGCAGCGCGATAGGCGTCCAGTTCCACCTTGAAGTCGATGAGCGCCTCATCAAGAGCTGGATGAAAGAGTACGACGCGGAAGTAACGGCGGAAAAGGTGGACGCAAAAAGCATCCTCCCGGCTCTCGGCGACCTGTCAGAACTTGAAAAAAAGTGCAAAGTTGTGTATAGAAACTTTACAGCGATGCTTAGGTAA
- the dnaG gene encoding DNA primase DnaG — protein sequence MPSTGIVKYHVKLKFEVDGLVEKADIIGAIFGQTEGLLGPEMNLNELQKVSKVGRIEVNVETKGNVAKGDALIPMSTDISTAALIAAAIESIDKVGPFQAKFQLMGIDDIRAIKKKVIVDRAKKIVQDWATKTISEGEEMLKDVYDASKPGKLTSYGKAQLACGTGVFDAEWIILVEGRADVINLLRAGYDNAIAIEGAKIDETVVKLTEGKKVIAFLDGDRAGDLILKELAGVVKIDKVLRAPPGREVEECTPLEVAEILKDAYSTDVATRPQQQEFPPVQQEERRHERRDRDDRGGGGYRDRRDRGGYGRRDRGGYRDRGGYRDRDDRGGGGYGGRRDDYQDRGREEYSSPAASAQEEPAQAPVTPGQPSALAANDAPELLTAIRDVYPQINETLEAVILDGSMKQLLKVPVSEVIKRLDSAEGAKYLVIDGIVTQRLVEAADKAGIEYVVGHRTTGVKPSDIKVRTFGDVGITN from the coding sequence TTGCCTAGCACAGGAATCGTAAAGTATCATGTTAAGCTAAAGTTTGAAGTTGATGGTTTGGTCGAGAAGGCCGACATTATCGGTGCTATTTTTGGACAGACCGAAGGTCTCCTTGGACCTGAAATGAACCTCAACGAGCTGCAAAAGGTGTCAAAGGTTGGACGAATTGAAGTAAACGTCGAGACAAAGGGCAACGTGGCCAAGGGCGACGCGCTGATACCCATGAGCACCGACATCTCTACCGCCGCGCTCATTGCCGCGGCTATAGAGAGCATCGACAAGGTCGGGCCGTTTCAGGCCAAGTTCCAGCTGATGGGCATAGACGACATCCGCGCCATCAAGAAAAAAGTCATCGTCGACAGGGCCAAGAAAATAGTCCAGGACTGGGCGACCAAGACCATATCCGAGGGCGAGGAGATGCTCAAGGACGTCTATGATGCAAGCAAGCCCGGCAAGCTCACGTCGTACGGCAAGGCACAGCTTGCGTGCGGGACCGGCGTTTTTGACGCAGAGTGGATAATACTCGTGGAAGGCCGCGCGGACGTCATCAACCTGCTCCGCGCAGGCTATGACAACGCGATTGCCATCGAGGGCGCCAAGATCGACGAGACTGTCGTAAAACTGACGGAAGGCAAGAAGGTGATCGCCTTCCTTGACGGCGACAGGGCCGGCGACCTCATACTCAAAGAGCTGGCAGGCGTGGTCAAGATCGACAAGGTCCTCCGGGCACCTCCTGGAAGAGAAGTGGAAGAATGCACGCCTCTTGAAGTTGCCGAGATACTAAAAGATGCATACTCGACTGACGTTGCTACAAGGCCGCAGCAGCAGGAGTTTCCACCTGTGCAGCAGGAAGAGCGCAGGCACGAGCGCCGTGACCGCGACGATCGTGGCGGAGGAGGATACCGTGACAGAAGGGACCGCGGAGGCTATGGAAGGAGGGACCGCGGGGGATACCGCGACAGAGGTGGCTACCGTGACCGCGACGACCGTGGCGGAGGAGGCTATGGCGGCAGAAGGGACGACTATCAAGACCGCGGCCGCGAAGAATACTCTTCTCCTGCAGCATCCGCGCAGGAAGAGCCCGCACAGGCGCCGGTTACGCCCGGACAGCCATCTGCATTGGCGGCGAACGACGCGCCCGAGCTCTTGACTGCGATCCGCGACGTGTACCCGCAGATAAACGAGACGCTTGAGGCAGTAATCCTCGACGGCTCGATGAAGCAGCTGCTAAAGGTTCCGGTATCCGAGGTAATCAAGAGGCTGGACTCGGCCGAAGGTGCCAAGTACCTTGTAATCGACGGCATCGTGACCCAGAGGCTGGTCGAGGCCGCCGACAAGGCAGGCATCGAGTACGTCGTGGGCCACAGGACCACGGGAGTCAAGCCAAGCGACATCAAGGTGCGGACCTTCGGCGACGTGGGCATCACGAACTAA
- a CDS encoding toprim domain-containing protein, with amino-acid sequence MGYQANDEQVLEKLRHFVGMLNEESERGSVIVVEGRRDAEALSSIGFTGSPAVFHNFKGIADFVDCHCHGHEKKKIILLLDMDRTGKYLTSRLLSNLQSRRNHVSLFYKHALAKITNGKVRHVEDLSIYAPQMAGVTGVRKDLYFYT; translated from the coding sequence ATGGGCTATCAGGCAAACGACGAGCAAGTCCTTGAGAAGCTGAGGCATTTTGTTGGCATGCTAAACGAAGAGTCTGAGCGGGGTTCTGTGATCGTCGTGGAGGGCAGGCGCGACGCCGAGGCGCTCTCAAGCATCGGCTTTACGGGAAGCCCTGCCGTGTTCCACAACTTCAAGGGCATAGCCGACTTTGTAGATTGCCACTGCCACGGCCACGAGAAAAAAAAGATAATCCTGCTCCTTGACATGGACCGGACGGGCAAGTACCTCACAAGCAGGCTTCTCTCAAACCTACAGTCCCGCAGGAACCACGTCAGCCTCTTTTACAAGCACGCGCTTGCCAAGATAACAAACGGCAAGGTGAGGCACGTCGAGGACCTGTCTATATATGCCCCACAGATGGCCGGAGTGACCGGCGTCCGCAAGGACCTGTACTTTTACACCTGA
- a CDS encoding adenylyltransferase/cytidyltransferase family protein, which translates to MEPEDKSILAAIYASSLDPSVPAYDRLRTKLTVGKKFFEERIKHLVAKGMVEKGSNPPRLTFIGRDALKVVLVGGVFDLIHPGHIHTLKAAKEVGDVLVVVIARTATALKIKKDRKIYHDEGLRKELVESLSFVDLALIGREGTLYDTVEFVRPDVIALGYDQAHSEKDVAENCKKRNLNVQVIRLSTPIPGSKSSKIKEELGDTIYGI; encoded by the coding sequence ATGGAGCCTGAAGACAAGTCCATACTTGCTGCAATTTACGCAAGCTCGCTTGACCCTTCCGTGCCGGCGTACGACAGGCTCAGGACAAAGCTGACGGTTGGTAAGAAATTCTTTGAAGAGCGGATAAAGCACCTCGTAGCAAAAGGCATGGTTGAAAAGGGCAGCAACCCGCCAAGGTTGACGTTCATCGGCCGCGACGCGCTCAAGGTGGTGCTAGTAGGCGGAGTCTTTGACCTGATACACCCCGGCCACATCCATACGCTAAAGGCGGCAAAGGAGGTGGGAGACGTGCTGGTAGTAGTCATCGCAAGGACCGCCACCGCGCTGAAGATAAAAAAAGACCGCAAGATTTACCACGATGAAGGCCTCCGAAAAGAGCTTGTAGAGTCGCTCAGCTTTGTCGACCTTGCACTCATCGGCAGAGAGGGGACGCTCTACGATACAGTCGAGTTTGTCAGGCCGGACGTGATTGCGCTTGGCTACGATCAGGCGCACAGCGAAAAGGATGTTGCAGAGAACTGCAAAAAGCGCAACCTCAACGTGCAGGTGATCAGGCTGTCGACACCAATACCGGGGTCAAAATCGTCCAAGATAAAAGAAGAGCTTGGCGACACCATCTACGGCATCTGA
- a CDS encoding IS481 family transposase: MSSEIEGTRFNLIHEHERTGESVTNICRKYGVSRKTYYKWKKRYLARGIDGLKDLSRRPHSITGEKVTPELEQIILGLRLDSRFGTARIKFRLKRLGVSLSSRTVYKVLKRHGLNRLSCKLKIRKYRRFEKKHPNDMVQMDILGPFYLRNSNTKNYIVSCIDDCTRKVVSKWTERKRSKDVLDVLQDWIRTNGKPKKVMHDNGKQFVSTSFRQYLKENDISDKPIPAAYPQLQGKVEAYNKIVKNEFLAMEEILDIEDGKVRYTMFVNAYNMDREHGGIGGLTPQERWLQLLNTPTRNKNRLKKCYLCL; this comes from the coding sequence GTGTCATCAGAGATAGAAGGGACAAGATTCAACCTGATTCACGAACACGAACGTACTGGAGAGAGCGTCACCAACATCTGCAGAAAGTACGGCGTATCAAGGAAGACATACTACAAGTGGAAGAAAAGGTACCTTGCACGCGGCATCGACGGACTGAAGGACTTGTCCAGAAGGCCACATAGTATTACAGGAGAGAAGGTAACCCCTGAGCTGGAACAGATCATCCTCGGCCTACGCCTGGACAGCAGGTTTGGTACTGCCAGAATAAAATTCAGGCTAAAGAGGCTTGGAGTATCCCTCAGCAGCAGGACAGTCTACAAGGTACTGAAAAGGCATGGCCTGAACAGGCTGAGCTGCAAGCTGAAGATAAGAAAGTACAGGCGCTTTGAGAAGAAACACCCAAACGACATGGTCCAGATGGACATCTTGGGACCGTTCTACCTTCGTAACTCAAACACGAAAAACTACATCGTAAGCTGCATAGACGATTGTACCCGGAAGGTGGTAAGTAAATGGACGGAAAGAAAGAGGAGCAAGGATGTTCTTGACGTGCTGCAGGATTGGATACGTACCAACGGCAAGCCAAAGAAAGTGATGCATGACAACGGGAAGCAGTTTGTATCCACATCGTTCAGGCAGTACCTGAAAGAAAATGACATCAGTGACAAGCCCATACCAGCTGCGTATCCTCAGCTGCAGGGCAAGGTTGAGGCCTATAACAAGATTGTAAAGAACGAGTTCCTGGCAATGGAGGAAATCCTTGACATAGAAGACGGGAAGGTAAGGTACACCATGTTTGTCAATGCGTATAACATGGACAGGGAACACGGCGGCATAGGAGGACTGACTCCGCAGGAAAGGTGGCTGCAGTTGTTAAATACGCCTACAAGGAACAAGAATCGGCTGAAAAAGTGTTACCTATGTCTGTAA